In one window of Synergistes jonesii DNA:
- a CDS encoding [Fe-Fe] hydrogenase large subunit C-terminal domain-containing protein, whose translation MKYIHVAQANCKNCYKCLKVCPVKSIRYKDNHVEVLDEECILCGRCIRNCPQHAKSLTNDISAIRGALRAGGRARVAALAPSYIASFGADNRFKLAGALRRLGFDAVEETAVGAHAVTREYARILESGKMDNMITTCCSSLVFLVQKYFPRLTPQLAPVLSPMEAHGAWLRKKYGADALIVFFAPCISKIEEARTSPAHNISGVVTFKQLSEWLEEEDISISSAPEGFFGSDPSASAIYPVFEGITEDVRANLPPDSPVFDRYSFLSLQGAKDVVEMLEEMQAGRLHDCFIEAGICYGSCVNGPEKPDSGYMPISTALELRRYLKKEEKNAREMDLSSVELARVIEPTPVRMEIPDEKTIRSILAQIGKTDPSHELNCGSCGYRTCREKAIAVYQKKAELYMCMPYMSQISETLANVTLSVSPDYIIAVDDALLVRECNLAAQHLFRLTRDKIVGRRIDDFLDPYDFAISIGERKDIPLHKVRYKKRGITVNQTVVYIKEQGLAIAFLHDITKEEEEAEELGRLKLDTMEMAQNVIDKQMTVAQEIASLLGETTAETKVTLTKLKNLIIYDGKNEGNG comes from the coding sequence ATGAAATACATACATGTGGCGCAGGCCAACTGCAAAAATTGCTATAAGTGCCTGAAGGTCTGTCCCGTCAAGTCGATAAGGTACAAAGACAATCACGTCGAAGTGCTGGATGAAGAATGCATACTCTGCGGCCGCTGCATCCGCAATTGCCCGCAGCACGCGAAGTCGCTCACTAACGACATCAGCGCGATCAGGGGCGCGCTGCGCGCCGGCGGGCGGGCGCGCGTCGCGGCGCTTGCGCCCTCTTATATCGCGTCGTTCGGCGCGGATAATCGTTTCAAGCTCGCAGGAGCGCTGCGGCGGCTCGGCTTCGACGCCGTCGAAGAGACGGCCGTCGGCGCGCACGCCGTTACGCGCGAGTACGCGCGCATCCTTGAAAGCGGCAAGATGGACAACATGATAACGACCTGCTGCTCTTCGCTCGTCTTTCTCGTGCAGAAATATTTCCCGCGGCTGACGCCCCAGCTCGCCCCTGTGCTCTCGCCGATGGAAGCCCACGGCGCGTGGCTGCGGAAGAAGTACGGCGCGGACGCGCTCATAGTCTTCTTCGCCCCCTGCATCTCGAAGATAGAGGAGGCGCGCACTTCACCGGCGCACAATATCAGCGGCGTCGTGACATTCAAACAGCTGTCTGAATGGTTAGAAGAGGAAGACATCTCCATCTCCTCAGCTCCGGAGGGCTTTTTCGGCAGCGACCCAAGCGCATCGGCGATATATCCTGTCTTCGAGGGCATCACCGAGGACGTGCGCGCAAATCTGCCGCCGGATTCCCCGGTCTTCGACCGTTATTCATTCCTCAGCCTACAGGGCGCTAAGGATGTCGTCGAAATGCTGGAAGAGATGCAGGCCGGGCGGCTGCACGACTGCTTCATCGAAGCCGGGATCTGTTACGGCAGCTGCGTCAACGGCCCCGAGAAGCCGGACAGCGGCTATATGCCGATCAGCACCGCCCTCGAGCTGAGGCGCTATCTGAAAAAGGAAGAGAAGAACGCGCGCGAGATGGACCTTTCTTCAGTGGAGCTGGCGCGCGTCATAGAGCCGACCCCGGTGCGGATGGAAATTCCGGATGAAAAGACGATACGCTCGATACTCGCCCAGATAGGCAAGACCGATCCCTCGCACGAGCTCAACTGCGGCAGCTGCGGCTACCGCACTTGCCGCGAGAAGGCGATCGCCGTCTACCAGAAGAAGGCTGAGCTCTACATGTGCATGCCTTATATGAGCCAAATATCCGAGACGCTCGCAAATGTGACGCTATCAGTCAGCCCAGATTACATCATCGCCGTCGACGACGCCTTGCTCGTCAGGGAATGCAACCTCGCCGCGCAGCACCTCTTCCGATTGACGCGCGACAAAATCGTCGGACGCCGCATCGACGACTTCCTCGACCCGTACGATTTCGCGATCTCGATCGGAGAACGGAAGGATATACCGCTGCACAAGGTGCGCTATAAAAAGCGCGGCATCACGGTCAATCAGACGGTCGTCTACATAAAGGAGCAGGGGCTGGCCATCGCCTTCCTGCACGACATTACGAAAGAAGAGGAAGAGGCCGAGGAGCTCGGCAGATTAAAGCTGGATACGATGGAGATGGCGCAGAACGTCATAGACAAACAGATGACCGTCGCTCAGGAAATAGCGAGCCTGCTCGGCGAGACGACCGCAGAGACGAAGGTAACTCTGACGAAATTGAAGAACCTCATCATCTACGACGGGAAGAACGAAGGCAATGGATAG
- a CDS encoding ABC transporter substrate-binding protein: MSISQKFFCALLLLALSISPAAALTDKKIDISKLRGPKISELSMLIISNPDAQIMAAEAGELDIIGDIARPSDIDRLAKNKNLQMSIARGFHAFFLLLNNKKSPWDDAALRRAAAMSIDRSGIVRMIFSGYCEPINSWLPPVSPWAPAGGAQDIYNPQAARALLKKRGYSWNMAGRLVAPDGKEMPAMKLLTPLARVSPTTAELAQTIADSLSSAGFPVETEPMDFSTMINRLDRKDYSMAVLAWSMGRNPDSLYSFYHSSMDFDGGYNMTGTCDARLDRSLEALRGAPDEASARKAAREAQRALLELMPSIPIYSRFSVTAVSKKWKNIFTTESSTADNMWTLLAAEPRGGVGRPLTMLLPEEPRNLNPFTASSAYSWQALGVIYESLLTTDPYTLENMDAIASSWKVAVAGSGRARHTELTFKIKRGLRWNDGSPLTARDIKATVDFLRRNKIPRFFDAVKNIKRIETPDDHTLRVVMEDVSYWYLDNVAGLPAMPAKVVNAVRDWQNWDPLAGGGEAGPAGLIGSGPFMLKGYRAGEYLLFERNPHYRLLEGAVK; encoded by the coding sequence ATGTCGATCTCTCAGAAATTTTTCTGCGCGCTTCTGCTGCTCGCCCTTTCGATCTCGCCGGCCGCCGCCCTCACGGATAAAAAGATCGACATATCGAAGCTTCGGGGCCCTAAAATATCCGAGCTCTCGATGCTGATCATCTCGAACCCCGACGCGCAGATAATGGCCGCGGAGGCCGGAGAGCTCGACATAATCGGCGACATAGCGCGGCCGTCGGATATCGACAGGCTCGCGAAGAACAAGAATCTGCAGATGTCCATAGCACGCGGCTTTCACGCTTTCTTCCTGCTGCTGAACAATAAAAAAAGTCCGTGGGACGACGCGGCTCTGCGCCGCGCGGCCGCGATGTCCATCGACAGGAGCGGCATCGTGAGGATGATTTTCAGCGGCTACTGCGAGCCGATAAATTCATGGCTCCCGCCGGTATCGCCATGGGCGCCGGCAGGCGGCGCCCAAGACATTTACAACCCGCAGGCTGCGCGCGCGCTGCTCAAAAAGAGGGGCTATTCGTGGAACATGGCGGGAAGGCTCGTCGCGCCGGACGGCAAGGAGATGCCGGCGATGAAGCTGCTGACTCCTCTCGCGCGCGTCTCGCCGACGACGGCGGAGCTTGCGCAGACGATAGCGGATTCGCTTTCCTCGGCGGGCTTCCCCGTCGAAACGGAACCGATGGACTTTTCGACGATGATCAACCGCCTCGACCGCAAGGATTATTCAATGGCGGTGCTCGCGTGGAGCATGGGAAGGAATCCCGACTCGCTTTATTCGTTCTACCACAGCTCGATGGACTTCGACGGCGGCTATAACATGACCGGCACGTGCGACGCGCGCCTCGACAGGTCGCTGGAGGCGCTGCGCGGCGCGCCGGACGAAGCGTCGGCGCGGAAGGCAGCGCGCGAAGCCCAGCGCGCGCTGCTTGAACTTATGCCCTCCATTCCTATTTACAGCCGCTTCTCCGTAACCGCCGTCTCGAAAAAGTGGAAAAATATTTTTACGACGGAGAGCAGCACGGCCGACAATATGTGGACTCTGCTCGCGGCCGAGCCCCGCGGCGGCGTAGGGCGCCCTCTGACGATGCTGCTTCCCGAGGAGCCGCGCAACCTGAATCCCTTCACCGCTTCGTCGGCCTATTCGTGGCAGGCGCTCGGCGTGATTTACGAATCTCTGCTGACGACTGATCCCTATACCTTAGAAAATATGGACGCGATAGCCTCGTCGTGGAAGGTCGCGGTGGCGGGAAGCGGGCGCGCGCGCCACACGGAGCTCACCTTCAAAATAAAGCGCGGACTGCGCTGGAACGACGGCTCGCCGCTGACCGCGCGCGATATAAAGGCGACCGTTGATTTTCTGCGCAGAAATAAGATTCCGCGCTTCTTCGACGCGGTGAAAAACATAAAAAGGATCGAGACGCCGGACGATCATACGCTGCGCGTCGTGATGGAGGACGTCAGCTACTGGTATCTCGACAACGTAGCCGGGCTTCCGGCGATGCCCGCAAAGGTCGTAAACGCCGTGCGCGACTGGCAGAACTGGGACCCTCTCGCCGGCGGGGGCGAAGCTGGTCCCGCCGGACTCATCGGAAGCGGCCCCTTCATGCTTAAGGGCTACAGAGCCGGAGAGTATCTGCTGTTTGAGAGAAATCCGCATTACAGGCTGCTGGAGGGCGCGGTGAAATGA
- a CDS encoding AlkZ-related protein: MRVKNIGEIGNVVTSPERLAELVEAAGFLPLLRSGIPGFSVEEHTPPRLWFTDGLPGPWEWKGPVIRQIRCAYGRLFGGGRAGFVSGEWYPELANYRRSGYDFDARYEEGLAKRRDREIFELLEGRGSLLSKELKRLGNFRKGGNRGFETAMTCMQMQCYVTIIDFEYQLDNSGTPYGWGVARFALPEKYFGGSFRERVYSRRPEQSKEKILAHLRGLLPDAEEGEIIKAAG; the protein is encoded by the coding sequence TTGCGCGTAAAGAACATCGGAGAGATCGGAAATGTCGTCACGAGCCCCGAACGTCTCGCGGAACTCGTCGAGGCGGCCGGATTTCTGCCGCTGCTGCGCAGCGGTATACCCGGCTTTTCCGTCGAGGAGCATACGCCGCCCCGCCTCTGGTTCACTGACGGCCTCCCCGGCCCGTGGGAATGGAAGGGCCCCGTCATCAGACAGATCCGCTGCGCCTACGGCAGGTTGTTCGGCGGCGGCAGGGCTGGATTCGTCAGCGGAGAGTGGTATCCAGAGCTTGCGAACTACCGCCGCAGCGGCTATGATTTCGACGCGCGCTACGAAGAGGGACTCGCGAAGCGCCGCGACAGGGAGATTTTTGAACTTCTCGAAGGACGCGGCAGCCTGCTTTCGAAGGAGCTGAAGCGCCTGGGGAATTTCCGTAAGGGCGGCAACAGGGGCTTTGAGACGGCAATGACGTGCATGCAGATGCAGTGCTACGTCACGATAATCGATTTCGAATACCAGCTCGACAATTCCGGGACCCCCTACGGCTGGGGGGTGGCGCGCTTCGCGCTGCCGGAAAAGTATTTCGGAGGCTCTTTCAGGGAGCGCGTCTACAGCCGCAGGCCGGAGCAGTCGAAGGAGAAAATCCTTGCACATCTGCGCGGACTGCTGCCGGACGCGGAGGAGGGGGAAATCATCAAAGCCGCGGGGTAG
- a CDS encoding SpoIIE family protein phosphatase, producing the protein MDSLCIDACYSSLNKKDEELCGDRVLITSSAGGTLLVLSDGLGSGVKANILSTLTSKIISTMINRGATIEDTVDTIAHTLPVCKERGIAYSTFMILQIEKDGRGYLAEYDNPPCMLIRGGVHVPFAYKEKTIGGKLVRESRFTAQRGDYFVIVSDGVTQAGMGETLSFGWGEKEVADFLCAPCSQKLSAPRVIGSVLEVARELYLGRPGDDTTVSIAHILPEQQVCLFSGPPRHPADDARLVREYMETGGMHIVSGGTSSEILARELGRKLEVSIDYADSDIPPTAAIAGIDLVTEGVMTLKRAIEIIETYTRFPAAAETTAALDRPDGAAKLAKILIERCTHLKLFIGKSVNPAHQNPDFPTELRVKSRLMDDLGNAMARLGRAVDKKYY; encoded by the coding sequence ATGGATAGTCTCTGCATAGACGCCTGCTACAGCAGCCTCAACAAGAAAGACGAAGAACTCTGCGGCGACCGCGTCCTGATTACCAGCTCCGCCGGCGGCACGCTGCTGGTGCTCTCCGACGGACTCGGCAGCGGCGTTAAAGCCAACATCCTTTCGACTCTGACCTCGAAGATCATCTCCACGATGATAAACCGCGGCGCGACGATAGAGGACACTGTTGATACTATTGCGCACACGCTGCCGGTATGCAAAGAGCGCGGCATCGCCTACTCCACCTTTATGATACTGCAGATCGAAAAGGACGGCCGCGGCTATCTGGCGGAGTACGACAACCCCCCCTGCATGCTCATACGCGGAGGCGTCCACGTGCCTTTCGCATACAAAGAAAAGACCATCGGCGGCAAGCTTGTGCGTGAATCCCGCTTCACGGCGCAGCGCGGCGATTATTTCGTCATTGTCAGCGACGGCGTGACGCAGGCCGGCATGGGCGAAACGCTCTCCTTCGGCTGGGGTGAAAAGGAAGTGGCGGACTTTCTCTGCGCCCCCTGCTCTCAGAAGCTTTCCGCGCCGCGCGTCATCGGCAGCGTGCTGGAAGTCGCAAGGGAGCTCTACCTCGGCAGGCCGGGCGATGACACGACGGTCTCGATAGCCCACATCCTGCCGGAGCAACAGGTCTGCCTCTTCTCCGGGCCGCCGCGCCATCCCGCGGACGACGCGCGCCTCGTCCGCGAGTACATGGAGACGGGCGGGATGCACATCGTAAGCGGCGGCACCAGCTCGGAGATCCTGGCGCGCGAGCTCGGCAGGAAGCTTGAAGTCAGCATAGACTACGCGGACAGCGACATTCCGCCGACGGCCGCCATCGCGGGCATCGATCTCGTCACGGAAGGGGTCATGACGCTGAAGCGCGCCATCGAGATCATCGAAACGTACACGAGGTTTCCCGCCGCCGCGGAGACCACCGCGGCGCTCGACAGGCCCGACGGCGCCGCGAAGCTCGCGAAGATACTTATCGAACGCTGCACTCATCTGAAGCTCTTCATAGGCAAGAGCGTGAACCCGGCGCATCAAAACCCAGACTTCCCCACCGAGCTGCGCGTCAAGTCGCGTCTCATGGACGACCTCGGCAACGCCATGGCGCGCCTCGGACGCGCCGTAGACAAAAAATATTATTAG
- a CDS encoding ABC transporter permease: MNAGWFAKRLLSSLFVLAAVIALNFILFRMMPGDAVSTIIDPSFSPEAKENLRAIYGLDRPLAEQFMIYVKRMLTFSFGLSFISRKPVWEELLSRLPATLALTSASMALSAAFGIWLGIKAALCRGRLAEKIVLGASAVTASFPGFFVQLVLLMLFARALPIFPLRGTLSAPPPSGTMNLFFDYVRHMALPVISLSLIGFGGWALYVRNLMVRALGEDFALMARARGLPRGRVVWHAFRTILPPIITIFLMSVPGLVSGAVITESVFSLHGVGTFLLEAVSGHDYPAAGAAFYLLALITVSCNLAADVSYGFADPRVRYRR, encoded by the coding sequence ATGAACGCCGGATGGTTCGCAAAGCGCCTTCTTTCGTCGCTCTTCGTGCTCGCGGCGGTGATAGCGCTGAACTTCATACTATTCCGCATGATGCCGGGCGACGCGGTGAGCACTATAATCGACCCCTCCTTCTCGCCGGAGGCGAAGGAGAATCTCCGCGCGATCTACGGCCTCGACAGGCCGCTGGCGGAGCAGTTCATGATCTACGTCAAGCGGATGCTGACGTTCAGCTTCGGGCTCTCCTTCATCAGCAGAAAGCCCGTCTGGGAAGAGTTGCTGTCGCGGCTGCCGGCGACGCTCGCGCTGACGTCGGCCTCGATGGCCCTTTCGGCGGCTTTCGGCATCTGGCTCGGCATAAAGGCGGCGCTCTGCCGCGGACGCCTCGCCGAAAAGATAGTCCTTGGCGCGAGCGCCGTGACGGCCTCCTTTCCGGGCTTTTTCGTCCAGCTCGTGCTGCTGATGCTCTTCGCGCGAGCGCTGCCGATTTTCCCGCTGCGCGGCACGCTCTCGGCGCCGCCTCCCTCCGGGACGATGAATCTATTTTTTGATTACGTCCGGCATATGGCGCTGCCGGTGATATCCCTTTCGCTGATAGGCTTCGGAGGCTGGGCGCTCTACGTGCGCAACCTGATGGTGCGCGCGCTCGGCGAGGATTTCGCGCTGATGGCGCGTGCCCGCGGCCTGCCGCGAGGGCGGGTCGTCTGGCACGCCTTCCGCACCATACTGCCGCCGATAATAACTATTTTCCTGATGTCCGTCCCCGGGCTCGTCTCCGGCGCGGTGATCACGGAATCCGTCTTCTCTCTGCACGGCGTCGGCACGTTCCTGCTCGAAGCCGTCTCCGGGCACGACTACCCCGCCGCCGGCGCCGCCTTCTATCTTCTCGCGCTGATCACGGTATCCTGCAATTTAGCGGCCGACGTCAGCTACGGCTTCGCGGACCCGCGCGTAAGATATCGAAGGTAA
- a CDS encoding coenzyme F420-0:L-glutamate ligase, which produces MRYVGTASKGIRLPVVTRGADVIRIISESIINASESERDGFTIRDRDIVGVTESLVARSQGNYVTLTDISDDVAEKFPSGDVAVIAPILSRNRFHQLLRGMAKGIKGRVHIMLTYPSDEVGNQLIEPMNYYLNSSKLSGECFDEKEFYEIFGEYKHPFTGVDYIQLYKSTDPQRISVHFSNNPLSALKFTKQALVASIHARRIHRDILERGGAEKVVTMDQICSSPAREGAGFNPDYGLLGSNYTNDESVKLFPRGCGEFVKKLQRELLSRTGKKLEVLVYGDGAFKDPACGIWELADPVVSPGYTDGLNGMPKEIKFKYVADNAGEIDAAKAVEEAIRAKDSLGRFEHSTLGTTPRRLTDLIGSLCDLTSGSGDKGTPVVYIQGYFDNYLDD; this is translated from the coding sequence ATGCGCTACGTCGGAACAGCTTCAAAAGGGATACGCCTCCCCGTCGTCACCAGAGGGGCTGACGTCATAAGAATAATTTCGGAGAGCATAATCAACGCCTCCGAATCCGAGAGAGACGGCTTCACGATCAGGGACCGCGACATCGTGGGCGTCACCGAATCCCTCGTGGCTCGCTCGCAGGGCAATTACGTGACTCTCACGGACATTTCCGACGACGTAGCGGAGAAATTTCCCTCGGGGGACGTGGCGGTGATCGCGCCGATACTTTCGCGCAACCGCTTCCATCAGCTGCTGCGCGGAATGGCGAAGGGCATAAAGGGGCGCGTTCATATAATGCTGACGTATCCCTCCGACGAAGTGGGCAACCAGTTGATCGAGCCGATGAACTACTATCTCAATTCCTCGAAGCTCTCCGGCGAATGTTTCGACGAAAAAGAATTCTACGAAATCTTCGGCGAATACAAACATCCCTTTACCGGCGTCGATTACATCCAACTCTACAAGAGCACGGACCCGCAGCGCATCTCGGTGCATTTTTCCAACAATCCGCTTTCGGCGCTCAAATTCACGAAGCAGGCGCTCGTCGCCAGCATCCACGCGCGCAGGATACACCGCGACATACTTGAAAGGGGCGGGGCCGAAAAGGTCGTGACTATGGATCAGATATGCAGCTCGCCGGCAAGAGAGGGCGCGGGCTTCAACCCCGATTACGGGCTCCTCGGCTCAAACTACACGAACGACGAGTCGGTCAAATTATTCCCGCGCGGCTGCGGCGAATTCGTCAAAAAGCTTCAGCGCGAGCTGCTCTCTCGCACCGGCAAAAAACTCGAGGTGCTCGTATACGGCGACGGCGCCTTCAAGGACCCGGCCTGCGGCATATGGGAGCTCGCCGACCCGGTCGTCTCGCCGGGCTACACCGACGGGCTGAACGGTATGCCGAAGGAAATCAAATTCAAATACGTCGCGGACAACGCCGGCGAGATAGACGCCGCGAAGGCCGTCGAAGAAGCGATACGCGCGAAGGACAGCCTCGGAAGGTTTGAACATTCGACGCTCGGCACGACGCCGCGCCGCCTGACGGATCTCATCGGCTCTCTATGCGACCTCACCTCCGGCTCCGGCGACAAGGGAACGCCCGTGGTATACATCCAGGGCTATTTCGACAACTACCTCGATGACTGA
- a CDS encoding (2Fe-2S) ferredoxin domain-containing protein, translated as MTKIVICVGSSCHLKGARRVVEGLVKIVEARGLKGEIELSGSFCMGRCSEKGVSASVDGKICFIDPDRLEEFIDGVFGGGGR; from the coding sequence TTGACCAAAATCGTGATCTGTGTGGGAAGTTCATGCCACCTCAAGGGCGCTCGCCGCGTCGTCGAGGGGCTTGTGAAAATCGTCGAAGCGCGCGGCCTCAAGGGTGAGATAGAGCTCTCGGGCTCCTTCTGTATGGGGCGCTGCTCCGAGAAGGGCGTGTCCGCGTCGGTGGACGGCAAAATCTGCTTCATCGATCCCGACCGTCTGGAAGAATTTATCGACGGCGTCTTCGGCGGGGGCGGACGATAA
- a CDS encoding LacI family DNA-binding transcriptional regulator encodes MKVTMQDVANHAGVDKATVSRVLRGDHRISEKTKIKVMESIRALDYKIDRNARSLSTNSSGLVGVVVHALGVPWLGAFLAGIDRAFSNSEYEILLKATEANETRARRIVGALGERHVEGLIWCDAENPPRAAGIPILCVGFAKEGEYSVTAEGGGDPTFETGAMVGRMMLKILAGRPLPGRDIRIVSPETGDRESLA; translated from the coding sequence ATGAAGGTTACGATGCAGGACGTTGCAAATCACGCCGGAGTCGACAAGGCTACGGTCAGCCGGGTCCTGCGCGGCGATCACCGCATTTCGGAGAAAACGAAGATCAAAGTGATGGAGAGCATCCGGGCTCTCGATTATAAAATCGATCGAAACGCCAGGAGCCTCTCGACAAATTCGAGCGGGCTCGTCGGCGTCGTTGTGCATGCGCTCGGCGTGCCGTGGCTGGGCGCTTTCCTCGCCGGCATCGACCGCGCCTTTTCAAATTCCGAATATGAGATACTGCTGAAGGCCACGGAGGCAAACGAGACGCGCGCACGCCGGATCGTCGGAGCGCTCGGAGAACGGCACGTCGAAGGGCTCATATGGTGCGACGCGGAAAATCCGCCGCGCGCCGCCGGCATCCCCATCCTGTGCGTCGGCTTCGCCAAGGAGGGCGAATATTCCGTCACCGCGGAGGGCGGAGGTGACCCGACCTTCGAAACGGGCGCGATGGTCGGGCGCATGATGCTGAAGATTTTAGCCGGCAGGCCCCTGCCGGGACGCGATATAAGGATCGTCTCGCCGGAGACGGGCGACAGAGAAAGTCTGGCCTAA
- the pgm gene encoding phosphoglucomutase (alpha-D-glucose-1,6-bisphosphate-dependent) codes for MSERPDINIPRLVAAYYSEGPDAGDKGQRVSFGTSGHRGSSLKGSFNDAHIAAISQAICEYRASENITGPLYMGMDTHALSEAALRTAAEVFAANGVELRMQRGFTYTPTPVVSHAILEWNNGKGGAAADGVVITPSHNPPQDGGFKYNPPSGGPAGTEITKIIETRANEIIESKLAGVKRLPFKKAVAKENVKFVDFVEQYTSGLAEVIDVEAIAQSGLRIGADPLGGSGIYFWEPIAEKYGLNIEVVNKRVDPTFSFMPLDHDGKVRMDCSSPWAMTKLVALKDRYDIAFGNDPDYDRHGIVTAEGLMQPNAYLAVSINYLFTHRGGWSKSAAVGKTLVSSSMIDRVAASLGRRLCEVPVGFKWFVDGLLSGELGFGGEESAGASFLRKDGRPWSTDKDGFIMSLLAAEITAVTGKSPSEHYKELTKKFGVPYYSRKDAPASREEKEKLKKLSPADVSAEKLAGEKITAKLTSAPGNGAAIGGLKIASENGWFAARPSGTEDIYKIYAESFVGEEHLAAINEEAARIVAKAIA; via the coding sequence ATGTCAGAAAGGCCTGATATAAATATACCGAGGCTCGTCGCGGCTTATTACAGCGAAGGACCCGACGCCGGCGACAAGGGGCAGCGCGTTTCGTTCGGGACGTCGGGGCACCGCGGCTCGTCGCTGAAGGGCAGCTTCAACGACGCCCACATCGCGGCGATCTCCCAGGCGATATGCGAATACCGCGCATCGGAAAATATAACCGGACCGCTTTACATGGGCATGGACACTCACGCGCTGTCGGAAGCGGCGCTGCGCACCGCGGCCGAGGTCTTCGCCGCGAACGGCGTCGAGCTGCGCATGCAGCGTGGCTTCACCTATACGCCGACGCCCGTCGTCTCCCACGCGATACTCGAGTGGAACAACGGAAAGGGCGGTGCTGCGGCCGACGGCGTCGTCATCACTCCGTCGCACAACCCGCCGCAGGACGGCGGCTTCAAATACAACCCTCCGAGCGGAGGCCCGGCCGGGACTGAGATAACAAAAATCATCGAGACGCGCGCGAACGAGATAATCGAAAGCAAGCTCGCCGGCGTCAAGCGTCTCCCCTTCAAAAAAGCCGTCGCAAAGGAAAACGTCAAGTTCGTCGACTTCGTCGAGCAATATACTTCGGGGCTCGCGGAGGTTATCGACGTCGAGGCGATAGCGCAGTCCGGCCTCAGGATAGGCGCCGATCCGCTCGGCGGCTCGGGGATCTATTTTTGGGAGCCGATAGCCGAGAAGTACGGGCTGAACATCGAGGTCGTCAACAAGAGAGTCGATCCGACCTTCTCCTTCATGCCTCTCGACCACGACGGCAAGGTGCGCATGGACTGCTCTTCGCCGTGGGCGATGACGAAGCTCGTCGCACTGAAGGACAGATACGACATAGCTTTCGGCAACGACCCGGACTACGACCGCCACGGCATCGTCACGGCGGAGGGGCTGATGCAGCCGAACGCTTACCTCGCGGTATCGATAAACTATCTCTTCACGCACCGCGGCGGCTGGAGTAAGAGCGCGGCGGTCGGCAAGACGCTCGTCTCGAGCTCGATGATCGACCGAGTCGCGGCCTCGCTCGGCCGCAGGCTCTGCGAAGTGCCTGTGGGATTCAAATGGTTCGTCGACGGTCTGCTCTCGGGCGAGCTCGGCTTCGGAGGAGAGGAGAGCGCCGGCGCGTCTTTCCTGCGCAAAGACGGGCGCCCGTGGAGCACCGACAAGGACGGCTTCATAATGAGCCTGCTCGCCGCCGAGATAACGGCGGTGACGGGCAAATCGCCGTCGGAGCACTACAAAGAGCTGACGAAAAAATTCGGCGTCCCCTATTACTCGCGCAAAGACGCTCCGGCCTCGCGCGAAGAAAAAGAAAAGCTCAAAAAACTCTCTCCGGCCGACGTCTCGGCCGAGAAGCTCGCCGGCGAAAAGATAACGGCGAAGCTCACGTCGGCGCCCGGCAACGGAGCCGCGATCGGCGGGCTGAAGATCGCGTCGGAAAATGGCTGGTTCGCCGCGCGTCCGTCGGGCACCGAGGACATTTATAAAATTTACGCGGAGAGCTTCGTCGGCGAGGAGCACCTCGCCGCGATAAACGAAGAGGCGGCGCGCATCGTCGCCAAAGCGATAGCATAA
- a CDS encoding acyl-[acyl-carrier-protein] thioesterase yields MTELENSIPFSGIDPRGRVKFSVLLEMFQEMADVDASKFGLSVSQTMERGISWVLRKYRVELEKYPTKESGALTIKTYAEPYRNLFSLRSFKLRDAHGAFVGSAYTWWVLVDFAKMRPLRLDRCELMKPFMTPLTDELPEDVKIPAVEAPSIEELWKVRWNDLDVNDHTNHTVYFSWALDSVPDEVPEKMSPLFVEGEFLHPIPRTRVRCLTQELPAGGGRSFLHSLRHGGDDTEYARIFSRWK; encoded by the coding sequence ATGACTGAGCTCGAAAATTCGATTCCCTTCAGCGGCATCGACCCGCGCGGGCGCGTCAAGTTCTCCGTGCTCCTTGAGATGTTTCAGGAGATGGCGGACGTCGACGCGTCAAAATTCGGGCTTTCCGTCTCCCAGACGATGGAGCGGGGCATCTCCTGGGTGCTGCGCAAATACCGCGTCGAGCTCGAAAAATACCCTACTAAGGAAAGCGGAGCCCTAACGATAAAGACTTACGCCGAGCCTTACAGAAATCTTTTTTCGCTGAGGAGCTTCAAGCTCCGCGACGCGCACGGCGCCTTCGTCGGCTCCGCTTATACGTGGTGGGTGCTCGTCGATTTCGCGAAGATGCGCCCGCTCCGCCTCGACAGATGCGAGCTGATGAAGCCCTTCATGACGCCTCTCACCGACGAGCTGCCGGAGGACGTGAAAATCCCGGCCGTCGAAGCGCCGTCGATAGAAGAGCTCTGGAAGGTGCGCTGGAACGACCTCGACGTCAACGATCACACGAACCACACGGTATATTTCAGCTGGGCGCTCGACAGCGTGCCCGACGAGGTGCCGGAGAAAATGTCGCCGCTCTTCGTCGAAGGAGAATTCCTTCATCCCATCCCGCGCACGAGAGTGCGCTGTCTGACTCAGGAGCTCCCGGCAGGCGGGGGTAGATCGTTCCTTCATTCGCTGCGGCACGGCGGGGACGACACCGAATACGCAAGGATATTCTCGCGCTGGAAATAA